The stretch of DNA TGTAATCGTTGATCATTAACCGCTACAATATAGCACAGCACTGACTTCCGGTACTGTTCTAAAACCTACACCTGACCTTCAAAGGTTCAATGGTACAAagttccatatctttttaaaacTGAAGAATTGTAATGAGGTAGAGTAACTGGACAATTGCTCGATTTTCATTTATGGATTTATTATAACAATCTCGTTCCGCTAGTACAAAAAACCGGACGTCCCCGCAATCATTTACaagatataacattttatacaaaCATTTGTGTTCTAGAATATTTACGCGATTTTTTTCTAACTTTGTATTTAACTCTCCTATCACTTTGTTCCAATACCTTTGTTCAGTGGTTCATATCACAATTGTCTCATATTCCTAAGATGGGAGTACAAACTGCTCACGATACTCAAGAAATATTCGCAATATCAATCGTGATCGTACCATTTTCTTCACGATACACAATTACACCTCATACATAGCacgtattttcattttttaaatttcgagAAAAATCTTCAACAAGTAAGATCGAACTAACCTTACGTAACAATAATAAAACGAAACccaattaataacaaataacaaataacgtCACGAATATTTTGAACaatgtaagaaaaataaagtattTAAACATAAGTATTCAGGAAGATATGTAGTTCCCAAAAACGCTGTAAAATGTAAATTCTAAGCGAAGTACACAAACATTCGATGACGTTACATTCCTTTTATGAGTAACGtgttttttaaatgtttttctTCTAAAAATATACAATTCATAAATCTAACTTTTTCCTCCGAATATCACTCTGTGATACAAAATGAGTAACAACAGAATGCTTTCTATTACAACAGTACAATAATTTGTATATACTAACGCTTCAAAGgtataacaaaaatatatataagacCTTTGAATGTGGAAGATCAGAAACGTGAATGGTGACATTATTAACATAGGGAATGTGACTGTACATGATTGTTAAAATTATTCTATACTCTGAACAATTTGTTTAACTAGAGATCCGATGCAAATTACTTACGCCACTAACAAAAAACTTATACGCCATCGTACTTGAAACTTTTAGCTAGTACTAATCTAATCTTTTCTGAAGTCTTTGTGCGATTGCAGCAATCAATGCAGCACCCTTTCCGCTTCCGTCCTCGGCATGGATCATCTTGAACTATATATACACGATTAATCAGTTAATTTTGTGGGccaaaataaaacaataaaatatattatatgaaaGCATACTTCATGATCAGGAGCTAACAgtggaatatatcgttttatccaTGTCTCTAGTCTAGGATGATGTTTGTAAAGAGATCCATCTACAGCAATTGTGACGCTCTTCTTATCGATTCGTTTTAACAAGACTGCTAGGCCTAAAGAAATAAATTTGGTTAACAAACTAATATTATTTAGTACTACTAGTTCTATTACACACTTCAACTTACATATCGAAACGAGAAGAGCTGCACGATTAGATACCACTTCGCAAACGTATTGTACTATTTTCACGTCCTCGTCGTCCGGAACGATACCAAACttcattaaaatttccttcgtaCTGCTATCGCCACCGTCCACAGAGTCTCTACAATTTAATATTTACGTATAGTATTGGAAATAAAGATATACTATGAAGTTTTTTAATTGAAAACAACATACTGTTCGATATCAGATACTAAATCGCTTGTGAGATTGCCCGGGACTAAAAGGGATCCGGGCGTGTGATCCCCTATAAATAGAAGGCCTTCTTTGGTTAACTTTGCGAGCACTACCCGCACAATCTCGCCTAAGTATTTTCCACTAATATACTTCTCGAAtctgataatttaaaaaatcgtaGTGTAGTAAATTTACCAGAAGTAGAGCTTTTATGTTCCACATTTTTCAAGGGAATTGATACTCACGTAAATGAATTTACAATAAGCGAATTCGCATCATTTTCACGATCGTAGTCTGTTTTAATGAAGTCCAGGACACCATTATCTCCAAATGCACCCCATTCAATGTCGATAATAACCTGCAATAACAGTGAGCAACTTAATATTCGAGGACAAATGTTTGCCCTATAtcaaaacaaaatatttaaaaaaagtacTTCGCGTTCTCCGTGTCTCTCAGTTTCCCAATGTTCGACTCTGTCAGCTCGTTCAAGATAACAGGCATTGCTACCGGTGCCTAATATAAGTCCAATTGCAGTATTATGATCTAACGTTGATCCCTGCACCAATGTTCCTGTAGTGTCGTTCAGAATCGCCACGACTTTCACTTTAGTGTCTCCTCGACGATCCAAAGCTTCGTGAAGCAATTTCACGGCATCTTCGTTAACAACGTCGGGACAATTGAAGGTTTTAGTCCAAGTCACCAGTACTCCAATATCCAACGAATGTTGAA from Bombus affinis isolate iyBomAffi1 chromosome 3, iyBomAffi1.2, whole genome shotgun sequence encodes:
- the LOC126914055 gene encoding hexokinase-1-like isoform X1 → MVVPTEHALNEAIQVAPLVLSDEVKRHKIETRLARLRFSAATVRKIQDVFVSEMNKGIHQQPSSLQMENTYVPEFLDGTEEGLYLALDLGGTNFRVLLLELLHGTPIREKVKKYHISSDLRVGSGIRLFDYLAECVSDFVISQGLQDVELPLGFTFSFPIIQHSLDIGVLVTWTKTFNCPDVVNEDAVKLLHEALDRRGDTKVKVVAILNDTTGTLVQGSTLDHNTAIGLILGTGSNACYLERADRVEHWETERHGEREVIIDIEWGAFGDNGVLDFIKTDYDRENDANSLIVNSFTFEKYISGKYLGEIVRVVLAKLTKEGLLFIGDHTPGSLLVPGNLTSDLVSDIEQDSVDGGDSSTKEILMKFGIVPDDEDVKIVQYVCEVVSNRAALLVSICLAVLLKRIDKKSVTIAVDGSLYKHHPRLETWIKRYIPLLAPDHEFKMIHAEDGSGKGAALIAAIAQRLQKRLD
- the LOC126914055 gene encoding hexokinase-1-like isoform X2; translated protein: MNKGIHQQPSSLQMENTYVPEFLDGTEEGLYLALDLGGTNFRVLLLELLHGTPIREKVKKYHISSDLRVGSGIRLFDYLAECVSDFVISQGLQDVELPLGFTFSFPIIQHSLDIGVLVTWTKTFNCPDVVNEDAVKLLHEALDRRGDTKVKVVAILNDTTGTLVQGSTLDHNTAIGLILGTGSNACYLERADRVEHWETERHGEREVIIDIEWGAFGDNGVLDFIKTDYDRENDANSLIVNSFTFEKYISGKYLGEIVRVVLAKLTKEGLLFIGDHTPGSLLVPGNLTSDLVSDIEQDSVDGGDSSTKEILMKFGIVPDDEDVKIVQYVCEVVSNRAALLVSICLAVLLKRIDKKSVTIAVDGSLYKHHPRLETWIKRYIPLLAPDHEFKMIHAEDGSGKGAALIAAIAQRLQKRLD